In Oryctolagus cuniculus chromosome 18, mOryCun1.1, whole genome shotgun sequence, the DNA window GCTGGCACGCGCCCCAGGAGGCCCCGCCCCTTTGAGGGCACCTGGAAGTGGATGGGGCTGACACAGTAGCAGGTTGGGAGGGATACAGTAGCAGTTCCCCGGAAAAAAGGGAGGCTGGAGGGAGCTGCCTAGACAGATGGCGGCGGAATCCTGGAGTCCCTGGGCCGCCTGTGGAACCAGGGCAGGTAGGGCCCTCCCTGCCGACCTGTAGCTGTGTCCGTCAGGGCCTCCTCAGAGGCAAACTCCCTGGtctccagcccccagccttgcagggcccccaacccccacccacgCTAGGCCACAGGTTCCCAGTCAGAGCGCTGGGCGATACTTGAGTCAGCCCAGGTCTGGCCTTGGAGAAAACAGCCCGAGGGGAACTGAGATGTGGGTGGGGGGCGGTGTTTGGAAAGCCGAAGGCCTGGCTCGGCCATCACAGGGAGGCTGGGGCCTGACCCAgagtgggaagcagcagtgggcaGACAGAGGGCGGAGCCTGAGACcgcagccccccccccaaccccaaccGCCGCCGACCCCAGGAGGCGAGCTGCGTCCCAGCTGAGGATTTATTGGCGTAAATGCAACCATATAAAAACATAAGTTATGAAAAACACAGTCACGATGtgccctccccatccccccagccCATGCCCCTAAAACCCTCttctgtgggagggagggagaggaagggggagccCCGGGACCGCCTAGGAACGAACGCCACGGGCCGCGCAGGGCCAGCCGGCCGGGGCGGGAGACGCCGGCGCCGCTCAGCGCATCCGGTAGTCGGTGGAGCAGGACAGCTCGCACAGCTGGCCCTTGAAGTCCAGGTCGATGGTGAAGTCCAGATCGCGCTGTGGAGAGGGCGCGGCcatgaggggctgggggaggcgtgGGCCCAGGCTCAGCCCCGCACCCCGCCGTCCACACGCGGAGGCCCCGCGTGCCCTGACCCTGCCGCGGCCACAGCTCCACGACACCTCCTCCCGGGAGCTTTGCTGTGACAGGCGACACTGTGCCACCCGTGGTGGGGCAGCGAGGAGCGCTCCGGGGGCTGCGGTCCCTGCCAGCCCGCTCCCGAAGCTCCACCAGCCCCCACTTCCCGCACACCCCGCCCTGGACATGCTGGCGGCCAGTCGCGTCagcgccgcccccagccccagcccccggcccgccccagcccccggccGCGCCTCACGTTGTTCTTGGCGTTGGGCCGCATGCCAATGGTGCCGAAGATCTCCTCGCCCGTCTTCACCGTCAGGTAGTCCTCCATGTAGAACACCGTCTGCTTCCAGTGCGTGTACGGGGACTCGGGGCCTGGGGGCGGCGCGCGCTCAGCCCCGcggcccccgcccggcccgcACCCCCCCCCGCGGGGAGGGCCCGAGGCGGCGCTCACTGGTGGAGAAGCCGGTGCGCTTGTGGCAGCGCGTGAACTCGATGTTGAAGTAGGCCACGAGCGCGTGCACGTAGTCGTTCCGCTTCACTTGCAGGCAGAAGGGCGAGGTGAAGGTCAGGTCCTCCACCTTCACGGTGTAGATGTCCACCTCCTGCGGGACAGGCCGCCTGAGGCGCGCGCCGCACGCGCCTCGCCCCCGTCCTCCACGCCCCCGCGCACAGcctcgcccccccaccccgcccccgccattCCCAATCGGCCCCTggtcccccgcccgccccgccctcaCCTTGATGAGGCAGGCGTTGGTGACCAGCTGCTTGGGGTCCACCACGTCCACCAGGGGCTCCTTGATGGCCACGTCTTTGATGCAGGACATGTCAAAGCCGTACACGTTCTCCCACCCTGCgggcaggcaggaggaggggtgagcccgccgcagccccgccccgccccagcccgcgCCCACCCCCGCGCGGCCCCGGGCTCACAGTGGATCTTGTAGTCTTTGTACTGGCGGTCCTCGATGGCTGTCACGTACAGGGTGGCGCGGTCCGGGAAGATGAGGCCGTCAGGGGCctgcggagggggcgggggcagccgtGAATGGAgttcccacccctccaccctgtCTACACCGCACAGGGCCGCCAGAGGGCGCCCGGGGCAGAGCCACAGGCGTGCGCATGCGCACCAGCCCTCCCAGCCGCCCGGGTCTCACCAGCCACTTGTCGCGGGCATAGAGCACCGTGTTGAGCATGGACTCGTAGAAGAGGCAGTAGCCCATCCACTCGCTGATGATGATGTCCACCTTCTCCACGGGcagctccacctcctccaccttccCCTTGATGATGGCCACCActgcgggcgggcggggcgcCGTCAGCCCCGGGGCCGGCGGACCCCTCCCCGGGGCTGCGGCCAGCCCTGGTCTTCAGACATCAAAGCAGGCTGCCCTGCGGGTGCGCCTcccaggtgctgggccctgcagccacgcgGGGGACCGgcggagctcctggcccagcctgggctgtggcgGGCACCTGGGCAGCGAACCAGCAGACaacagacctctctctccctcagccttTCCAATGAATCCGCTGAAAGAATGCCTCCGCTCCTGGAAGCCTTCGGACCTGGGAAACCTCCTGGCACCCCCAGGCTCGCGAGGCCGGGCCCTGCCCccgtgggaggcctgggggagccctgcccgagctgctgcaggcactggggagggagccagcggggtgtgtgtgtgtgtgtgtgtgtgtgtgtctttcacattacaaaaaagaaacaaacagccgCGGCACCTGGCGCAGGACACAGCCAGGGGACAGAACAGCATCTGCAGCAGCCAAACAGCAAAGGGCAAAGGGCAATGGATTTGCACAAGATGCCGATGAGAACCGTGCACGTGGCCcgagctgtggcgcagcgggtaaagcgctgcctgcagcgccagcacccacacgggcaccggttcaagtcccggctgctccacttcccatccagctccctgctaatgcgcctgggaaagtggtggaagatggccccacgtgggagacctggatgaagctcctggctcctggctgcggcctggccctgccctggccatggcggccattcagggagagaaccagcggatggaggacctctctctctctccctctccctctctgcaattctgagtTTCTCTCTCCGCAGGCGGCCAGCGTGTCCTGCTCTGAGCTGTGCCCTGTGGGACTGGGGGTCGCCCACTCCGCCCCCACAGACCCCTCCTCCTCCGGGGCTCACCGTGGTCTAGCTTGTTGGCTTTGACGATCTTCACCGCGTAATCAGAGATGCTGGAGCACTCGATCTGGGGGCCAGACAGAAGGGTGAGCCCCCGGCAGCTCCCCGCCCTGGCCGCCCTCGCCGCCCAGACGCCCCAGACTCACCCCGATGACCTTGCGCGCCCCGGCCTTGGCGGCGAACATGCAGAGGATGCCGGTGCCCGAGCCCACGTCCAGCACCACCTTGTCCTTGAACAGGTGCCGGTTGTGAAACATGGAGTTGCGGTACGTGAGCGTGCGCACCTCGTCTTTCAGCATCTCCTAGGGCGAGAGCACGCGGCCACCATGAGGGCGCCAGCCCCCCACAGCCGGGCTGCACGGCCGGGGGCGGCCCCACTGCGGGCTCTGAGCCCTGGAAACAACACCGGGAGGTGTGCACCTGTTTTCCTACTTGTAAAAATCAGACCGGGGGAGGAAGCTCAGCTCAGCCGGGGTCTGCAGGGCTCCCTCCAGCAGCGCACGGACAGGAACTGGAATGACGGAGACCACACAGCCCTGGCGCGCGAGCCAAGCCAACACCACCTGGGACCCACAACcacagttcgagtcccggatgctccacttccagtccagctcccggcTAGTGCGTCTGGGGAGGCAGCCGAAGGTGgtgcaagcgcttgggccccgcctcccacgtgggagacctgggtggggtccaggctcctggtctcggccggcccagccctggcctgtggggagtgaaccagcaaacggaggctttctttccctgtcactctgcttttcaaattaataagatgAATTAAAACAGGGGAAAGAGTATAAGCACAGGGTGGGTGTCTGCCACAGCACGGCCGCGCCTGGGGGCGTCCCTGCTCCGcccccacagcccaggcaggTAGCAGGTgactcgtgggagacctgggtggagctcctggctcccagcgtcagcctggcccagccctggcgctTAGGAGCATTTGatgggacatctctgtctctctgccttcgcCAGagactttaaaagatttttaaaatgtagatttaagaaaaatacatCTATATGAACAACGCAATTTTATAATAAGAAAagcagggctggtgccgcggctcactaggctaatcctccacctagcggcgccggcacaccgggttctagtcccggtcggggcgccggattctgtcccggttgctcctcttccaggccagctctctgctgtggcccgggagtgcagtggaggatggcccaagtgcttgggccctgcaccccatggagaccaggaggaagctcctggctttggatcggcacagcgccggccgtttgggggatgaacctagggaaggaagacctttctctctgtctctgtctactctacctgtcaaaaaaaaaaaaaaaaaaaaaaagcaagcagccAAGGGAGAAACGTCCTGGAATGTCACCCCAGCTGCATGGTCTCTCGGTGAAACGGACTCGGAAGCCACGGGGGCTGGGGCGCAGTCCCACTGCCGGTCACTAGAGGGCGGCAGAGACCGGCAGGCCCGGCAGGCCGTGACCTCCGTGGCGGGCTCAGGCACGCATGCGCGCGCGCCCACCCAGGCTCGGGTCCTACAGAGCACCAGGCTTGGTCTCCAAGGCAACGGCTGGGCCGAGCTGACCCAGGAGTACCAGCTGCGCAGGCGCAGTAGAGGGGCCGAGGTGGGCTGGCTGCCAGGGAGGCAGTGCGCTTGCTTGGGAAATTCAGCTCCATCCATCCTCAACCCTTAACCCACCCAGACCTCACAGGCCTAACCCTGGGCGGCCCGGATCGCATCCAGGGTGCCCGAGTTCCAGACCCCACGCCTCCTCTCCCCAGGCAGCCCCTAACAGGTGCTCACGTGggcggccctggctcctggctgcgccAACCCTAGCTCCTGCAGGCACTGGGGTGAGGGAACCAGCCGCTTCCGATAACATGAAGATATGCAAATATTCCTACGCACGCACAGGCCTCAGGGCCGCACTCACCTCGTGGATGCCGAAGTGGGCGTAGGAGTCAAAGTAGTAGTCTTTGGACGTCATGTCCTCGGCGTTGGGCTTCTcgctgccttcggcctggccgcAGGACACCTGGCAGGGAGGGGACGGGGCACGGTTAGATCCAGGGGCTCCGCCTCCCCGCCTTTCCCTCAGGAGTGTTACCGAGACCCCCGAATCATAGCCGTGACGGCCCTGGAGTCCCCGCAGCCCCCACAACCTACGATCCCCGTTCGCCACGTCCAGGACCCCCCAGAGCACCGTCCAGGGGAGCGCCCGATGCCGCAGGCCCGCCTACCATCTCTCCAGTCTCTCTGCCCCCGTCTCTAGCTCAGCCcacagctggggaggggaggggaagggaaggcaggaCTGGGGCAGACGCGGGGAAGGGCCAGGGGGTTGGAGATGGAGTTAAGGAAGCAGCCACGGAACCGGGGCCAGCAGGGGCCGTGACCCTGGAGGGGTTGGCACTAAGTGTGGCGGGGGCTTCTGGGGAAGCTGGTTTGAAGCCACAGGGACCACCGTGAGGCCTGTGGGAGGGGCCAGCCGTGTGGCGAGAGACTTGtgtggagctgcaggtgggggcGGGTCTCAGAGCGAGACAGACTGATGTGGAGGTGCGGGTGGGGGGCCGGCCGTGTGGGGAGATGGGTTTATGTGcaggtgcgggtgggaggggtctCACAAAAGGATATTTACGTCGTCAAGAGGCGGCTGGAGGCTCATCCCATTAGCCAAGGTGGCTACAAAATTCTAGGAGAGAGTACAGGGAGAGAGGATTAGCTACgggagaggccagggagggcCAGTCTCTGGGGAGTGGGATCCCTTCACTTTCCTGCTCCGGGCTGGGCGCTGTGAGGAGGGAGTCAGTGATGGGGCggtgagaaagggaggggagaagtgGAGGGAGAAGCGGGGTCTCCTatcccagctgtggctggagaGATGgcggcctgcccccaccccggccgaGGACCTGGCGTCCGCCGGGCACACGGGCAGCGCCAGCTGTCCCTCCTGCTCCTTGCCTAATCCCCCCAGATTAGGTGACGCTTCCTCACACCCCATCCCCGGTGCCCTGAATAGCTGGAGCGAGGGGGGCCGGCGGGGTGCGCCCCCAAGGCCTCCCGTGGGGCAGGATTCCAGAAAGAGGGCTGGGCACGCGGCCACccccagcgccagcaccccggctcccggctcccgccgTGGCTTCAGGAAGCTCCACACAAAACCAGGAAGGGCAGGAGCCGGGAGGCCAGCCCCGCGAGGACGGCCCCACAGGTGGCCCGTCTCGGCCACCCAGACCCTGAAGCCCCCACGCGTGACTTCCGGGAAGTCACTTCCTCCACTCTCCCCAGGAGAGTCAAGGGGGCCCCGCGGGGCAGTGAGTGCTGCACCCCCATCCCGAGAACGCTACGAGGGGTGACAGTCCGCCACACCACACCTCTTCAGAGGGGCCAAGTCACAGGCCACGGcccacctggctccaggccctcTCCCCAAATTCTCCCAAGCCAGCGGTATCGAATACCACCCATGCGTGCCCCGTCCCGGGAGGGCTTGCAACCACCCAAACTGGAACCTTCACCCCATGGCTGCACAGGGCCGAAATCTCGCTGCAAACCAGGACCCTCCGTCAGGCCGGGCAAGGTCATCTCCCACGCTCGCACACGCGGGAACCCAGCGGGCACAGCTCACAGCCCGCGCGCGGTGCATTTCTCATCCCATCGCCTTCCCGGCCAACACTCTCCCTCCGCCCACCCTGGAGGGCTCCAACGGGGAGGTGGGCTTGCGGACACGCCCATGAAGAAGGTCCCTCCCACACGCCGAGAACTGGCCACCAGGGGGTGCGCGGCGCCCTATCGGGGAGATCTCCATCTAGGTGCCCCCCCACCGCACAGGGAGGTCACAGGGGCATGACCCATCCCCCAGCTCCCGAAGCCCCGGCCCGGGGAGAGCCCgggggcagaggaggagctgggggggcGCTGcaattctccatctctctcccacGCCGCGCGGAGGTCCCTGGCCCCGTGTGCAGGGGGGACCAGCGCCGCCCCCCAAGACTCCTTCCGAGGGGCCGGTCAGCAGGCACACCCCACCCCAGCGCGTGCAACCCGGTCCCCGGGGAGCAGCCCTGGAGGGGCTCTGCGAGGGGGTCGGAGGCTCCCACCGGACCCCCTCctccgggcgggggcggggcctttgTCCCGCACGTGGAGTCCGCCGGGCCACCGGGATCggcacaccccctccccacccaccgcgCCGCAGCCACGTGGGGGCCCGGCCGGAAGCGCCCCCGGCCCTCCTCCACGTGGGAGGGGGGATGAGCCCCTCGGCTCAGCCGGGTATCGAAGGCCCCAGAAAGCGAGGGAACCCCCCAACTCCAGCGATATCCTCAGATCCGGAGCATTCGCCGCTCCCTCCGCGCGGCCAGGGGCCCTTTTAGCCCCACTTCGGCGActcagagccccctccccaccgcggGAGCGTAAAACGCCGACGCCAGGCCGCCCCCATCCCCGGCGGCGCTCCGGGCTCTCACCTCCATGATGCAGTTCGCGGCCTCGGCTGCCGCCATCTTCACCCGCacctactcctcctcctcctccggcaGCCGAGACCCCCCCCTTTCTCCTCACTCCCCCGGGACCGCCTTATACCGGAGGGTCGACGACACGCCTACCGCTACCGCGCTAGGAGATTTCATTGGCAACGGCGGCGGCCCGTCTGAAAATACCGTGTAGCAATTGGGTGCCGAAGACGCCCGTCAAAGGCCAGGGCCCTCCCAGTCTGGCGGTCACAGCCCCGCCCCCTTAAGTCGACTGGGATGGGAGAAGCTGCCTGTCCATCTCAAGAACCCCGTCTACTGATTGGACAAAGTTAACCAGGAGTGTCCGCCCAGCACCTCCTCAAAACTTCCCGGCGGTCCTCGCGCTAAGCGGACGTCTTGAAGCAGAGCTGTCCATCAACGAATTGACCCGCCACCTGATCGCTGCTATTGGCTAAGCCGGAAGGTGACGTCACCAGGCCTCTGGCTAGCTCTGGCCGAGCACGGCCCTCAAGGAGAACACGGCAATTGGCCCACGGGGAGCGAGCCAGGCCGGCCTTTCGGCACCAGCGATTGGCTCAGAGGAACTGCCGCTCATCGTCCGTCCGGTGGGTCCTGGCAGCTCGAGGGGAGTCCTGCAGGAGCCGGGGAGCCTGTGCCCGTTCACCCGGGGACAGGAACGGACGCAGCGCGAGGCCCCGAGGCAGGGAGGGCTTGATGGGAGCCAGGCGTGGACGCCTGTCACCCGCGCCCCGTCCTTAACGGCGCCAAGTCTGGGACCCAGCAGCCCCCTCTGGGCCGCCGGGCCTTCGCCACGTCCCGCCTCCTGCCAGGAACGCCCTCCTCCCTTTGTCTGGCCGGCACCCAGCGGTCAGTGCGGGCGTCCGGCCGCTGCCGCCTCCGGGAAGCCCTCCCGGATCTACACGCAGGCACGCAGTGGAGGCTAATGCCGGGCGCTGAGTGCGTGCACCCCGCCGCAGTCCTCGGGCCGGCGCCTTTCCACGCCCCGGCGGGCTTCCCGCCCGGTCCACTCGAGCACAGGGAGGTTCCCTGGATGACCTATCAGCTCGCCTCCCGCTCTCCAGGGCTCCCCGCGTCCGAGCACCgggcccccgcccctgcctcccacccgctCCCTAGCACCCCCGAGGGCAGAGGCGGAGAGCGCGAGCGAGCACACTCCCACTGCCTGGGTCTCCGCCCCAGATGTCCCACAAAGGCCAGGCCCAGAAGCTGGGCGCCTGGAGCTCCGTcccggcctcccacgtgggtggggggCCCAGCTGCTGCGGTTTAGTAGGgacctggagctggagccaggcatagAGGGCGGGATGTAGGGGCCTCGTCGGTTAGGCTGAAAGCCCGCCCCTCAGATTTAAATGAATgtagcccctcccccagcacgcCATTGCTTAGAGGGAGAATCgctcggggagggggggggcaaGGCGGTGTTTCCATCTCAGAAAGTAGAATGGAAACATTTGGGGTTCTGCTAAGCCAGTTTTATTCGAGGTGCAGGTCACGGACATTACACGCACCCAGTTTAGTTTGGTGAAACCGCTTACGTAGGTGGCAGGTGGGTGCGGAGGgctgcgctgggccaggccagaccccacccgggtctcccaggccatCCTGCAGGGAGCTTGACATGGGGAGGCGGCcccacccgctacgccacagcgccagcccctgtggcagGCCTGTTTGGGCCTGGCGGGCCCAGACGAGCCTGGAGAAGTCCAcgtgggtctcccagggggtggcagggacctgggtgTCCGGGTCACTGCCCCAGCATGCATGCAGAGCTGGAtaaagtagaggagctgggacttgagctggcactccgGAAAGTTCTGGCAGGAGGCACCCCTTGTGCACCCCGCCACCATCAGCGGGCACTTTGCACGCGCCcgcccctgggagccagcacctGGGTTTTCCCGAGGGCGCCGCACAGCCTTCCAGGCCGGAAGTCGAGCTCACCCCCGGAAGAAACAAAGTTGAAAACGCAGGACACAAAGTAGCGGCTGCAGGCCCGACACAAAGTGCCCGCTTgcggcccccaggccccgccctccccgggaacccagctctgctctgggaaaTCGGCTTGGCCACCAGGGAGCTCCAGACCGCACTGTGCCGGAAGCCCAGGCTTTGACACATTCTGGGGCGGGCGCTGGCCCGAAAATAGCCGGAAAGCCACTGCCCTACAGGtagaggagaaaccaggagaaAGGTTGGGGGGCAGAGTCCTGGATCCCCAGGAAGGCGGACGGTCACTTCCCTCAGGGGCTGACCCAGCTCAGTGCCGGGCCGGAAGCGCCCACAGATGCCCTCCGACACCGGCCCGGCCTGCAGCTCGCGGGTTCCGCCGGGAGCATCCCCAGAACGGCCGCCCGGTCTGGACCCCACGCCGGCACTGAGCCAAACCTCTACTCAGAACTTCCTTCTCCAGGGAAAGGACAGACAACGAAATGTCTTTTGACCTTTTTAATAAGAAAAGTGTttaaacaaattctttttttttggcaaaaacaGGTAGGGCAGCCACCACCCCACCGCCCTGAGTGGAAGAGGAAGGCTTGGAGAGCCCACGGCGAAGGCAGGGGCGTGAGGTCCAGTCCGGCAACGCTTTCGGGGAAGAGCTCAGTCCAAGGGCAAGTTCAAGTCCACGGGGGAACCGGCCAGGATGCCCTCCTGGAGGAGAAATGCAGCCCGTGAGCACAGCCCAGTGAGGCCGCAGCCAGAGGGAGGCGCGGCAGAGACCCAGCGgccggcacagccctggcactGTAACCCCTGGGGTTGTGACTGTGTCCAAATCTCCACTCCAAACCCTGGGGAGGGGGTTTTCCTCCCAGCCCCGGGGAAGGCGATCCAGACCACCCCACCAGGCGGCTCTGGGGGGGTAGGGTCGCAGCGGGAAGGCCATCACAGCCCTGGCACTGTAACCACTGGGGTTGTGCCTTGGGGGTTttcctcccagccccaggggaaGGCCATCGGCCCACCCCACCAGGCggctctgggggctgggaccATCTCCGATTACAAGGCCCAGCAGCCGGCCCTGCTTCTTCCCCCCTGCTCagcagtgctggggccagcaggcCTCACTCCTAACTGGGCCACCTCCGGTCCCCTCCGCTCCTGAGTGGGTCCCCGCGGGGCCCTCCGCGTGGCCGTGCGAGGCGGTGGGGGCGAGTGGGAGCTCGTCAGGTCACTGGGAGTGCACGTAGGCGGGCAGTTCCGCGGGACGAGCTTGGTCCTCGCGAGAGGGCGGACAGGAGCGCCAGGGCCGGCCCCGCAGTGCCCTAATCGCATCTGGCGCGGCCCGCTAAGGTCTTAGCCAGGGAGATTGGGGAAACCGGTGCTGTGGCCCACAAGGCCGGCAAGACTGTTGCTCACGATgcacccagcctcaggtattttgctgTAGCAATGGAAATGGACGAACACAGGCGCCGCCTGCCCCGTCCCCAGGAGCTCAGTGCCTCTGCGCAGCTGCCCGGGCCGCATCCCTGCCTCGCCCGGCCCATTCGCCCGtctcctccgctgccctcccccactctgcctcCAGGGGGCGCCTGTCAACCTCCCACTGGTCGCTTCCCTCGCAGCAGCCGCGGCTCAGAGGCCTGCAGGGTGTGAGTGCCCCTGCTACTCTCTCCTCGCCCCTGTGCACACCCCGCTCCAGCCCTACCGGCCTCTTCCTCCCCGTACCCCACTCCTGCCGATCTGGGAAGCAATGGCTACACTCGCAGAGCCTGGCCCGGGCTGGAGACCAAGCCCGCCCTGACCGGGCACTGCAGACAAGGCCGCGAGCGGCAGGCGGGGAGGGAACAGGAGCGGAGGGAGGCGGCCTCCGACTCAAGTGGGGACAGGGAAAGGCGGCACGGGGTGACAGGGGAGCAGACCAGGAGGGGCGAGGGGGCGAGGCAGGGGCTCCCCGGGATGGGCGTTCGTGCGGAGGTGGCCGGCGGGACAGCCGCAGCCGGTGAGCACACAAATGCCCACGGCGCCCACAGCGCCCCGGGGAGGCGGCACCACCGCTCTGCCCACGCTGGAGCCGCAGAAGCCCGGGGCGGAGGAGGGGCAGTCACTCATCTGGGGCTCAACCCTGAGTCTACACGGGGGTCCGGGCAGGCGGCGCGTGGGCAAGGACACTTGGAGGGGCAGGGACGTGGGAGGACGCCGCCCCCACCCGGCTCACCCAGCCCCCGTGCGCCTGGATCCAGGGTGCGAAGCTGTGCACATGCTCCACGCTCAGCCCCGCCAGCGTGCCCCCGAGGTGGGCCACGCGCCGGCTCAGCTCCATGGCCAAGGCCAGGCGGGCCAGGGGCTCCGGGGAAGGCGGCGGGGGCCCCGGGCAAGGCAAGGAGGGGCTCGCGCGGCTCGGCCGGGGGCTGCCCTCGCGGCTAGAGAACAGCTCCACCAGCCGGGCGAAAGAGGCGGTGGACAGGCGGGCCAGCTTCTGGCGCAGGGCAGGGTCCGAGGCCAGCTGCGGGATAGAGGGGGAGGAGGCCTTGTCAACCAATGAGGAGACTGGGAGGCGTGGCTCCCTGGTTCAGGCCAGTTCTAGATGCCGCCACGCTAAGCCACACCCCACCCATCGCATCGGCCAATCCCAAGCTGGACTCCGTGGCCTAGAACCCACACCCCGCCCCAGTTCTCCACAGCCAATCGGGCTACAAACCCGGTGGGCTCCCAGGGCCAGAGTCTCCGAGGCCGGGCTAGGGTCGAGGGTAACATTACAGGCCCACGTGCTCCGCCCAAGCGCCTGAACCAATCAGCTTCCAGCACAGAGCCGGCAGGCCCTCGGGCAGCCCAAGCCAGGCCCCTACTGTGGTCAAGCACACCTTAGacccccactcctcccctcccccacccctttcccctccctctgcaggcCCGGGCGGGTTTGGGCTCCTGTCCTCGCCAGGGGAGGGGCCGCTGTCACCTGCTGGTTGATGACTTCCGCCTCCTCCTCCAGCAGGGCCACCAGCCGGCGCAGCACGGCCTCCTTCTCCGTGGCTGGGGGGTCCTGCAGCTCTGGGGGCAGGCGGGAATGTGGCTGGGGCGGAACCCTGGccaccctcccccccgccccgcctcccgcaGGTGCCTCGGGGCCTCacctgggctgggcggggctctCAGCTGCTCCTGGACCAGCACCTCCAGCCGCTGCGCCACCAGGGTGTA includes these proteins:
- the PRMT1 gene encoding protein arginine N-methyltransferase 1 isoform X4 → MVSCGQAEGSEKPNAEDMTSKDYYFDSYAHFGIHEEMLKDEVRTLTYRNSMFHNRHLFKDKVVLDVGSGTGILCMFAAKAGARKVIGIECSSISDYAVKIVKANKLDHVVAIIKGKVEEVELPVEKVDIIISEWMGYCLFYESMLNTVLYARDKWLAPDGLIFPDRATLYVTAIEDRQYKDYKIHWWENVYGFDMSCIKDVAIKEPLVDVVDPKQLVTNACLIKEVDIYTVKVEDLTFTSPFCLQVKRNDYVHALVAYFNIEFTRCHKRTGFSTSPESPYTHWKQTVFYMEDYLTVKTGEEIFGTIGMRPNAKNNRDLDFTIDLDFKGQLCELSCSTDYRMR
- the PRMT1 gene encoding protein arginine N-methyltransferase 1 isoform X3; this translates as MSLQPPLDDVSCGQAEGSEKPNAEDMTSKDYYFDSYAHFGIHEEMLKDEVRTLTYRNSMFHNRHLFKDKVVLDVGSGTGILCMFAAKAGARKVIGIECSSISDYAVKIVKANKLDHVVAIIKGKVEEVELPVEKVDIIISEWMGYCLFYESMLNTVLYARDKWLAPDGLIFPDRATLYVTAIEDRQYKDYKIHWWENVYGFDMSCIKDVAIKEPLVDVVDPKQLVTNACLIKEVDIYTVKVEDLTFTSPFCLQVKRNDYVHALVAYFNIEFTRCHKRTGFSTSPESPYTHWKQTVFYMEDYLTVKTGEEIFGTIGMRPNAKNNRDLDFTIDLDFKGQLCELSCSTDYRMR
- the BCL2L12 gene encoding bcl-2-like protein 12 isoform X1; the encoded protein is MAGSEELGLREDTLRVLAAFLRRGEAAEAPSPTPPRNPAPEEPTDFLSRLRRCLPCPLGRAAAPPESPRPSSLPLRPCYGSEPGPAPADFYTLVAQRLEVLVQEQLRAPPSPELQDPPATEKEAVLRRLVALLEEEAEVINQQLASDPALRQKLARLSTASFARLVELFSSREGSPRPSRASPSLPCPGPPPPSPEPLARLALAMELSRRVAHLGGTLAGLSVEHVHSFAPWIQAHGGWEGILAGSPVDLNLPLD
- the PRMT1 gene encoding protein arginine N-methyltransferase 1 isoform X2, with protein sequence MAAAEAANCIMEVSCGQAEGSEKPNAEDMTSKDYYFDSYAHFGIHEEMLKDEVRTLTYRNSMFHNRHLFKDKVVLDVGSGTGILCMFAAKAGARKVIGIECSSISDYAVKIVKANKLDHVVAIIKGKVEEVELPVEKVDIIISEWMGYCLFYESMLNTVLYARDKWLAPDGLIFPDRATLYVTAIEDRQYKDYKIHWWENVYGFDMSCIKDVAIKEPLVDVVDPKQLVTNACLIKEVDIYTVKVEDLTFTSPFCLQVKRNDYVHALVAYFNIEFTRCHKRTGFSTSPESPYTHWKQTVFYMEDYLTVKTGEEIFGTIGMRPNAKNNRDLDFTIDLDFKGQLCELSCSTDYRMR
- the PRMT1 gene encoding protein arginine N-methyltransferase 1 isoform X1, translating into MAAAEAANCIMENFVATLANGMSLQPPLDDVSCGQAEGSEKPNAEDMTSKDYYFDSYAHFGIHEEMLKDEVRTLTYRNSMFHNRHLFKDKVVLDVGSGTGILCMFAAKAGARKVIGIECSSISDYAVKIVKANKLDHVVAIIKGKVEEVELPVEKVDIIISEWMGYCLFYESMLNTVLYARDKWLAPDGLIFPDRATLYVTAIEDRQYKDYKIHWWENVYGFDMSCIKDVAIKEPLVDVVDPKQLVTNACLIKEVDIYTVKVEDLTFTSPFCLQVKRNDYVHALVAYFNIEFTRCHKRTGFSTSPESPYTHWKQTVFYMEDYLTVKTGEEIFGTIGMRPNAKNNRDLDFTIDLDFKGQLCELSCSTDYRMR